The following nucleotide sequence is from Hevea brasiliensis isolate MT/VB/25A 57/8 chromosome 7, ASM3005281v1, whole genome shotgun sequence.
CAGGCGCCATCCAGTAAGGACTTCCCTTGAATGAAAGAATTGAAGAACAAGATGTAATCTGAGCAGAACACAAATTGAAAAAGCTCTCAATAATAAATCAAATtagaattggaaaaaaaaaaagaaaaagaaaaaagaattttATTAGGTGAGAAAATTTATGGGTAAATTTATCTCTCTAATTTGTGCGCAAGTGAACTCTCATTCTATTTTTGCAAAATTCAGGAATTGAACTCTACATATTGATATGAGACTTACATGTTTAGCCATGCCAAAGTCAGCCAGCTTGATTTCACCATTAGGATCAACTAATATGTTAGCCCCTTTTATATCCCTGTCAGGAAAAGAAAACATTACATAAGATAAGAAAGAACAAAGAAACTCAGATTTTGGATAGAAGGATTAAGCAACCATAATTAGCATCAACATTCAACATGTAAATACCTGTGCACAGTATTTCTTCCATGCAAATAAGCAAGCCCACAAAGGATTTGCGTGGTATAATTTTGAATAACAGGTTCCTTGAAGGCACCATATTCTTGAAGTAATTTGTGAATTGAGCCACCAGAGACATACTCTAAATAAACTGAAAGTGTTTCTTCACTCTGAGGAAATGGAAAGTGAGACAGTTACCAAAATTCACAATCAACCACTTGGATTGACATGTTTAACATATCAGGATGAGGATTCCAATAATCCCTGTCAATCAAATGTGTGAATACAGTAGAGTAAGTAAATCATACCAGTTCACTTCCATAATATCGAACAATGTTTGGATGTGAAAGCTGACTAAGCAAATTTATTTCCTGTTGACAAAGGAAAGCAGTTAGAAATCCAAACACCTAAAGAACAACCTGGAAATTCATTACATTAAAGTAAATTGTTCAGGAACAGCAGTGAATTTTACTTGCTTGTTTATGCACTCAAATTGATACCATAAAGAGATTACCTGGTTCAGTTGCTTAAGACATTCTTTTGACGTCTGATCATCTGAAACAACTCTGACTTCTTTTATTGCACACATCTGCCCACTCTCACTGTTTAAGTTGCCATACAACATTTAGAGAAGTGCAATATATAACACATCAAAGCAACATATATATAGTCTGTATTGATTTATTTGCACTCTTTCCTTTGCTTTTTCACCTCTTTTAAAGAGTtgctaaaatattttttaaattagataCTACTTCATGTGATATGGAATAACTCGATTCTATAATGGGTACCacaaaaaaaattacatatattGTGATTTTCTGTAGTTGAGAGACAAAAACTGTAAGTGCAATCAAAATAATGTTTAAGCAAAGTGAAATTGACCAATGCTTAAAACTTACAAAACTTTGCTAAATCAGTTTTGCAAGTATCAATGTTATTACCTGTTAAATCCAAGGTAAACATGTCCAAAAGTTCCCCTTCCTAGTAGCTTCCCTTTCTTCCATTTAGACACTGGAGCAGTTGTATTTTCAGTTACAACAGGAGTTCTTGTACTTGGCAGCAAGGAAGAAGGGCTGCTAGGAGAACCCGGTGGAAGAGGCAGTGGATGACATTGGCTCTTCCCATCTTCCAGCCTTCCTGTTGCAGACTCTAGATTCATACCTCCTAAGAGTGGATGAAGAGGTGATGCAGACCTGCTGGCCCCTCTTGATGCAGGACCAGGACTTCTAGATCCAGGACCGGGACTTCTCGACCCAGGTCCTGGACTTCTTGAACCTGGACCTGGGCTTCTTGACCCCAAATTGAACCTTATATCACCATGTCCTCTATGATCAACAGATGACCTGGGTTTCAATTAGCAGTTGCACTTGAGAATCAAATCGAAACTATTCTTGTAATGCTTAGTCATGTAGTTAACCAATTACATTCTAAAATTAGCTGGTTTTGAAAGAAATAACATCTGTAGTTGTAGCAGAAGTGAGAAGCAGAAATGCTAATGGCTAAGAGCTTTCAGTTTGAGCAGAAAAGGCATTGCTCCTAAGCTTGTAATGatcaataaaagcatgtaattgACATAAACTCCACTTCCACCGTATAACTTTATAGATTTACTCTTAATTGTTAATCCCAAATGAAAACCAAAATGGGTTTATACCAAGTTCGATGTAACCTAGCTTTGCAAAGAGTAAAACTAACTCCAGGAAGCCAAGTAGAAAAGAGGAAGACCCAAATCTACCATTTGACTGGAAATAGTAGAAAAACCCAAGTACAGAGGATCAAACTCTGACAGGAAAACAGCTAAAGAAGGGGACAGAGACACAGAAAAAAAATGTATGAAACAGAACAGACAACACAGCAAGCTCAGAAACCCACCCAACTCTGACATAAGAACAAAATTCAGATATGTTACAACAACaactttttttttccccttctaCAAAACTCTCAAATAGTTCACCACAACCATAAAGATGAATTCAAAAAGCATTTCTTATCACCGAAAACTATCAATTCAGAAATTAAATGATGATCGCTTCAATAATAAAACCAAACCCACCAAAAGATATCCAAGACCAAAAATCACAATTTATTTAGAAGGATTAACTAAAAAAACCCACCTGTAGCCACCAAAAAGACTACTGTGATGATCATTCGCAATTGGATGATCCTCACCAGATGACCCAGAAGAGCTCACACTGGACATGGAACCAGAAGCCGACCCAGATCCCAACCCAACCCCACCACCAATCCCATGATCACTCCCAGACCCAGAAGGCGTAGGAAGTGGAAGCCCTATCTTCTCGACCGAATCCGAATCGAAACCCGCAAACCCGGAAGATCCACCCGCTAAATCTTTGCTCCCACGTGGCGAATTCCGGGTCAAAACGGCCTCATCAAAGCTCTTACGCTTTTCTTTGGTGGTCTTCTTCTTGGTAACATCATTTTTCCCATATGGGTTATCTTGCTGCTTCTCTTCCTTGTTCTTGGAGGACTTTTTCCCCCACCAAGCAGGCATCTTTTATCAGATAAAACCTCCTAGAGAAGAAGAGAGGATAAGAGAGACAGAGGCGTTCCTCTGTAGTATGTGCGTGTAGAGAGAAGACtctcaagagagaaaagttgagaCTCGCGCTTTGTGTACAGATTTataagaggaaagagagaggaaattCAGAAGAATAAAAAGGAagacttattttttaaaaaatatttttagagagagagagagaggaccaCAGTCTACAGTGAAGCACAGCTAATGAAGGATTTGAAGGACGGCAGGCGGTGGTTGGATAAAGAAAAGAGCGATGATGTGGcaactttttttaaattttaaatgcaattattatatttactaaaaaaatacaataattataaattttaataatgaaaaattttaattatcactaataattaataaattatattatacgaATTAATCTCATAAAAAATTTGATGAAGTCTAATTTATAAACATCgagtatttataattaatatgttaataaaaataatttataaatatatttattattaaaataattaaaaatataaataatatataaagtgaaattttaaaattaaataaaaataatataataaaatacttataaattaatttataatttttaaaaataaattcatttacttatttatatattttttgacattataagttaaaattataagttaaaaaaaataagtgGAGagatgaattttttattttatactttctatttatttttaacattttagggttaatttttatatttatatttatatttaatgatttattgttTCTACAGAAAAGGGAGAAATTGAGTGGGAAGGTTTACGTGTTGAGTCATTTATTTATAAAAAGATGGAGAATCTACATGGATTATTGTGCTTTAAAAAATTGCTTTTTTACAAggcaagagagaaagagagagagcttAGAGAATGGCTTCTCGTGAAAGCGTGTGGGTTGGTATTGGCATCTCGTGTATTTGGtatttttatgttttttattagatttttaaaataaagatataatttttattttatattataaataattaaataatttaattaatattataaaaattaactcGTGTGAAATGCGAGcttataatttcttttttatgttccatggatttttacaaaataataattaataaattttagcataatattattgaaattattttttgaaattatgaaattttaaatttaaatttaaataaaaaagaaacataaaattataaaaattaattttttttttttgtttatcttGCACAATTGTGTTGTTGTGACACTTTTTTGTGTCACTTGTATGTATATTTTTTACTCTATTTATGATGATTAGGTcatgataatttatttatttatttatttatttttaatgttaatttttcattaaaataaaaattggatttaattaaaaaaattcaagaaGTGATCGGTGATGTCATCGATCTATACTTCTTACAAGTTTAACTAAACagcatttaattaaataataagaaAACTTTTCTTGGTTGATGTTCATATGATGAGCCCCTCACTTCATTTATTATATTTGATAAGTTATTGTTGTTATTGGTAAGCATGGTAGGTTGAGTTAATTtggtttaatttaaattttataaaattaaataaattaagttattttaaaaaattattctatatatatatatgtcaatttgatatgaaaattaaaactaatattattacaaaattaatttgaatttttaaacaaTGTATCgtttaaatgatatttaaattttatcaataatataactaataaataaatatcgttatttttttatcaaaataaaatacatatacATATAAGTTATTGATAGAAattgattatcgttaaaattataataattttaatataatcctTGTTCTCATATAATTCCACTAACACACACTCAACAATTAATATGAGATTCTAAATAATTAATCCACATATTTAAATCAATAATATACTTCGatcttattaattaaaatttaaatctcataatgaaataaaaaaattttaagcttTCGAAGATTCTTGTGTCCCCACCAATCACTAATACCTATCAAATACAAATCAAGTATGATCATCAACTATATATTCTTAAGTAATCTCATTACATTTTTAAGAGATATTTAATAAGTTTTTTagaatcatttaaaaaaaaatagtataatGATATATATGTCACGACACAAACTATGAGTCGGACCGGTACTAAAACTTGGATTAGCACAAGGCTTCCAAAACCCGTAGTAAACCTAATTATTCATAACCCAACTATGAGGTCCATCACtatagtccaatttcaagaaaataaatggaTAGAGTTCGATTATAAATTAGActattcaacggggagtttttagctcaccgacctgtaaatacaaaatatatcaaattaggGAGCTCAGATCATCCTTACTATCCTCAATCAATCACAAATTAATCAAACGGGAGCTCAGCTCCTTCATCCATAATACAATCCATCTCAGATGCCCATACACAGTTACATATATAATGTTACAACCCTAAAGTTTAGTTACTTCAAACCTAAATAAATATTACACTATCGATACATGCGGAGCTCTAGAATGAagataaagaaaaaagaagaaacaaTAAAACTTCTTTGACCAAACCTGCGGGAAAAAATACAGGTTATACTAAAAAAGGGATCCTCATGTagcctaaaaaaaataaaatgaatatgagtgagcgttcgactcgtaaagtaagatattaattttacatataatttttataaatatctaAGTCAAATGCATCCTTAAGAATGAATGCAATACCTTCACACAATTCAACAGGTCAAGTCATAATCATACCAAAagcaatttggagtactcacacacttgtgtgtcacatccatactcacacacacatacatatatatgagctaatcccctatacagctctcttagttccaacTTCTGCAAGCGAGGTTAACTCAAAGCCGAattttctcttaatatccaaatgcggaggccagcgagatcaactcaaagccgtgcctaCCTCGACTTATTCATAAAAAGGATtaagtcccagcgagtcaagctctagccatgtctacccgtcctatccatatctatATACACACCACGTACACACccactcacacacacagctccaaatcatcataaaacaacAATTGCAGCAATATCATCAAAAATAAATGCAATATAAAGCGTGCTTAATATTTgctacatacatatatgtataagtgatgcatgaatatgctttgaatataataatattgaaattataactaaaattaatatatacTCACAGAGAGGATGACTCGGCTACAGCTAGTCTGACTAGATGGAAGAAGATTGGCTTGCACTATTCACCTATACATATACATTGACCTCTATTAATTAATTGAcagaattaatcaattaatttaatatataaaagcaATAATAAATCTTAAGGTATTGTCCAAATTTCGACGAAGTTTCTCTTGAAACTAGACCTAACCCCCTGCATGAAAATTCAACAAAACGTAACACACAGGGCCTCAGGCCCACAATAGCAATAACATCATATGATCCTTCCTAGGTTCGCCAAATCAGACAATACGCAAATGactacacaaaataattatttaaaaattcaggatattacaatataatatcattaaaataatttaaaatttaactttAATATAAGTATATCAAAAGTCTTCTATGATATTTATGCGGATGcaatggagtttttttttttttttaattaggagCAAGAGATATttaattatttgtaatttttataaataaaaaaattgaaaaataaaaacaaagataagatTAGTGGGTTAAGTGTAATTTAATACTAAAATGTTGGAATGTCCTTATCCATAAGGTAAAGTTCATGATAAATTATTCATTAAAATCAAAATGAATATCATTATGCGTTAATACTTAATATTTACAAACATGCACAACCAATTAAAGAATAATTTGCATTTTTAGCTTTTGGACATTCTGCTGGCACTTTATATAAAAATAGAGATAAATAATAAATGAGATGAGTTAGTATAAGTGGTAAAAAATTATGTATTCCTTAGACAAGATCGAATATTCGATTCTTATAagtagaaaaatttttttaaacaagGTCGAGTATTAGATTCTTACAAGTAGAGAAAATTCCTGCTAAGAGCGTTTTAACCCCGTAATGTGCCTCCCCAACCCGAGCAGTTATAACTCAGTGGGTCAAAAGATACCTataatttgttaaaaaaaataaaaatagataaattttatttattttatatatgaattttattatatattttatattttaaatttatattataataaatcaaaaaattttttctaattgTTTTATTCTTTTtagttgtattttttttatttaaatgtatATGCTTCCTAAATTTTATTAACCTCCAAGACTTAGATATTAATGAAAATAAGGCTTGATTTGTTCTCACAATATTTATAGTtactattaaaaatatatattaattagataatattaaaaaattaatttaaaattaaatttaatatattttaatcataattaaaaaaattaaatatttctcaaaattATTTTTTGACTTTTAAATTTTAACCCTCGGAAACTTAGAGTgacatttaaaaatataatttattagttttttttAGTGATGTATGCttattgtctttttttttttttactatataATATGTACAATACATCTTACTTccatattttcattaaaaaaaattatttattattcaatcttttcattaaaaaaaaaaaaaaactggtgACTTAACGTTTTGCTTTGGTAAG
It contains:
- the LOC110651202 gene encoding mitogen-activated protein kinase kinase kinase 3 — encoded protein: MPAWWGKKSSKNKEEKQQDNPYGKNDVTKKKTTKEKRKSFDEAVLTRNSPRGSKDLAGGSSGFAGFDSDSVEKIGLPLPTPSGSGSDHGIGGGVGLGSGSASGSMSSVSSSGSSGEDHPIANDHHSSLFGGYRSSVDHRGHGDIRFNLGSRSPGPGSRSPGPGSRSPGPGSRSPGPASRGASRSASPLHPLLGGMNLESATGRLEDGKSQCHPLPLPPGSPSSPSSLLPSTRTPVVTENTTAPVSKWKKGKLLGRGTFGHVYLGFNSESGQMCAIKEVRVVSDDQTSKECLKQLNQEINLLSQLSHPNIVRYYGSELSEETLSVYLEYVSGGSIHKLLQEYGAFKEPVIQNYTTQILCGLAYLHGRNTVHRDIKGANILVDPNGEIKLADFGMAKHITSCSSILSFKGSPYWMAPEVVMNTNGYSLAVDIWSLGCTILEMATSKPPWNQYEGVAAIFKIGNSKDMPDIPDHLSNDAKSFIKLCLQRDPSARPTASQLLDHPFIRDQLTTRVANINITRDAFPYTFDGSRTPPVLDLHSNRTNLTLSDADCAMKQVVANARGLKNTREDVRMITYKSLPVSPCSSPLRQYGPAHKSCFLSPSHPTFALVGQSGYNLTDYSLYSTRPNTIYVHDPGLESSLLKSQIPGSSPRTRPI